In Eucalyptus grandis isolate ANBG69807.140 chromosome 4, ASM1654582v1, whole genome shotgun sequence, the following proteins share a genomic window:
- the LOC104440618 gene encoding thioredoxin O2, mitochondrial, translating to MRRCAALLRRSWTSSGRTGAGGLSPRPQFPLPLPGHADAACRAVAPKAAAAAAFAALSLPRTFSSASSPSPGSSKMHLIKSEEQFDGVLAKIRDESSPAILYFTAAWCGPCRLMSPAIEALNEKYPHVTTYKIDIDQEGIQDKLMELRIDSVPRLHFFSKGQKVDEIVGADIESLEHTMDRLYK from the exons ATGAGGAGGTGCGCGGCTCTGCTCCGGCGATCGTGGACCTCGAGTGGCCGCACGGGAGCCGGTGGCCTCTCTCCACGGCCCCAGTTCCCCCTCCCTCTCCCGGGTCATGCCGACGCCGCATGCAGAGCCGTCGCTCCcaaggccgccgccgccgccgccttcgccGCGCTCTCTCTTCCCCGGACCTTCTCCTCCGCTTCGTCTCCTTCTCCGG GTTCGTCGAAGATGCACCTTATCAAGTCAGAAGAGCAGTTTGATGGCGTACTTGCCAAGATCCGAG ATGAGTCTTCGCCAGCAATTTTGTACTTCACTGCGGCATGGTGTGGTCCTT GCAGACTCATGTCCCCTGCCATTGAAGCATTGAATGAGAAGTACCCTCACGTGACTACGTATAAAATTGACATTGATCAG GAGGGCATTCAAGACAAATTGATGGAGCTGAGGATAGACTCTGTG CCGAGACTTCATTTCTTCAGCAAGGGACAAAAGGTAGATGAAATCGTGGGGGCAGACATCGAAAGTTTGGAGCATACAATGGATAGGCTATATAAGTGA
- the LOC104440619 gene encoding ankyrin repeat-containing protein BDA1 translates to MDPRLQLAIENDDVAELHGLIVAERNLLDRLSKEPFPNTLLHIAAATGKTHVAMEMAILKPWFARRLNPDGRDGFTPLHYVASEEGDSERELLAEFLSACGSSIEDLTSRCETAVHIAVQNYNPRAFKVLFGWLRRHRLTKILNWKDEDGNNVLHIAASKNQLEIIRLLIGHTNVNARNFDKKTALEIFEANSPYDPNVAKRLRRRGCFARPFTPTLSLSEFFSKGLTAGEKCAYFFGVQDESARDIILLVSTLIATATYQAALSPPGGYWQDSTNSTVVATDSNSTAMEKPHRAGNMILNGTSLYVFTVFNGTAFFFSIGTIWAIAIAEFPKTFMVYLSMSILGLAYFISHLIEFPNSDEVAKRMLEGFYGSLLTAALFLPVVVWGMHVRVLKRIDATGRGVRIFLGTKDRK, encoded by the exons ATGGACCCTCGGCTTCAACTAGCAATAGAAAATGATGATGTTGCTGAGCTACATGGATTAATTGTGGCGGAGCGAAATCTCTTAGATCGCCTATCTAAGGAACCCTTCCCAAACACCCTGCTACACATCGCCGCGGCCACGGGGAAAACCCATGTGGCCATGGAGATGGCCATCTTGAAGCCGTGGTTCGCTCGGAGGCTCAATCCAGATG GACGAGACGGATTCACCCCTTTGCATTATGTTGCCAGTGAAGAAGGAGATAGTGAGAGGGAGCTCTTGGCCGAGTTCTTGTCCGCTTGCGGATCATCCATCGAAGACTTGACGAGCCGCTGTGAGACTGCGGTTCACATTGCCGTCCAAAACTACAACCCCAGAGCATTCAAGGTTTTGTTTGGATGGCTTAGGCGACATCGTCTAACAAAGATATTGAATTGGAAAGACGAAGATGGTAACAACGTCTTACATATTGCTGCTTCTAAAAATCAGCTCGAG ATCATCAGGCTGTTAATTGGGCATACAAATGTAAATGCGAGGAACTTCGACAAGAAGACGGCTTTGGAAATCTTCGAAGCGAATTCTCCTTACGATCCTAATGTTGCGAAGAGGTTACGTCGTCGAGGATGTTTCGCAAGACCTTTCACTCCTACCCTCTCTCTATCGGAGTTTTTTAGCAAAGGTCTAACTGCCGGCGAGAAGTGCGCGTACTTTTTCGGTGTCCAAGATGAATCCGCTCGCGACATAATCCTCTTAGTATCTACCTTAATCGCGACCGCCACTTACCAAGCCGCTCTCAGTCCTCCAGGAGGATACTGGCAGGATTCCACCAATTCGACTGTCGTTGCCACCGATTCCAACAGCACTGCCATGGAAAAACCACATAGAGCCGGGAACATGATCCTGAACGGCACGAGCCTGTACGTGTTCACGGTCTTCAACGGCACggcttttttcttctccattgGCACAATCTGGGCCATCGCTATTGCTGAATTTCCCAAGACTTTCATGGTGTACTTATCCATGTCCATTCTCGGCCTTGCCTACTTCATTTCCCATCTGATCGAATTCCCGAATTCCGACGAGGTCGCAAAGCGAATGCTTGAGGGATTTTACGGCTCCTTGCTGACCGCTGCACTGTTTCTCCCCGTGGTCGTGTGGGGAATGCACGTCCGAGTTCTAAAACGAATCGATGCCACAGGGAGAGGCGTCCGCATCTTCCTAGGAACAAAGGATCGGAAATAA